A genomic segment from Gracilinanus agilis isolate LMUSP501 chromosome 1, AgileGrace, whole genome shotgun sequence encodes:
- the ACER1 gene encoding alkaline ceramidase 1 — MASIFSYQSSEIDWCEKNFQYSELVAEFYNTISNVPFFIFGPLMMYLMHPYAQKRSLKVHLVWFLFILVGLFSAYFHMTLSFFGQILDELAILWLMATCYCLWFPRCYFPAFLKENRSLFCCLVLFASVVITFLAFIKPVVNAYMLNCMALHICYFTRLEYKKNYPKVNHLIKVAVILWAMALSTWICDRLFCPFFRRIDFTYLHSFWHILISMAFPYIIAIVIIVDGRYEMQDVLLEIHYWPQDQWILGLPYVTVKDEKANNESKSY, encoded by the exons ATGGCTAGCATATTCTCCTATCAGAGCTCCGAGATTGATTGGTGTGAAAAGAACTTCCAGTACTCCGAGCTGGTGGCTGAATTCTACAACACG ATCAGCAATGTGCCCTTCTTCATCTTTGGACCACTCATGATGTATCTCATGCATCCTTATGCCCAGAAACGCTCCCTCAAGGTACACCTGGTCTGGTTCCTCTTCATCTTAGTAG GTCTGTTCTCTGCGTACTTCCACATGACGCTGAGTTTCTTCGGGCAAATCCTCGATGAGCTGGCCATCCTTTGGCTGATGGCGACATGCTATTGTCTCTGGTTTCCTCGCTGCTACTTTCCTGCTTTCTTGAAGGAGAACAG GTCCCTCTTCTGTTGCCTGGTCCTGTTCGCCTCGGTCGTCATCACCTTCCTGGCCTTCATAAAGCCTGTGGTTAATGCCTACATGCTCAACTGCATGGCTCTGCACATCTGCTATTTCACCAGACTAGAGTACAAGAA GAACTATCCCAAGGTGAATCATTTGATCAAAGTTGCAGTTATCTTGTGGGCAATGGCTCTTTCCACCTGGATCTGTGACAGGCTATTCTGCCCCTTCTTTCGAAGGATCGATTTCACCTATTTGCACAGTTTCTG GCACATCTTGATCAGCATggcatttccatatataatagCTATTGTAATCATCGTGGATGGCCGTTATGAGATGCAAGATGTCCTTCTGGAAATCCATTACTGGCCTCAAGATCAATGGATTCTGGGGCTGCCTTATGTGACCGTAAAGGATGAGAAGGCCAACAATGAGTCCAAGAGCTACTGA